One Enterococcus silesiacus genomic window carries:
- a CDS encoding 2-nitropropane dioxygenase — protein sequence MNVTKMLGIDYPIFQGAMAQISREPLISAVSNAGGLGILAAGGRTPAEIEAEIKLIQANTSRPFAVNIMLMDQNSEAISELVIKYNVPIVTTGAGSPKKFIEKWKAAGIIVIPVIPNVKIAKKMEALGADAVVAEGMEAGGHIGSLSSLPLWPQVVDAVSIPVIAAGGIGDGRGVLAAFALGASGVQVGTRFLLAKECPVREKFKQLVLEATDTSTLITGSSHGAPVRTIANPLSTKYAELEKQNATDEELNSISQGALKKAVFEDDVINGSVMAGEISGMLNKEESVSDMIKEMFNEAENLKNKLSAVDFTFSNAPHHG from the coding sequence ATGAATGTAACAAAAATGTTAGGCATTGACTATCCAATTTTCCAAGGCGCAATGGCACAAATATCCCGTGAACCGCTAATATCTGCTGTCTCAAATGCTGGTGGATTAGGTATCTTAGCTGCTGGTGGTAGAACACCTGCTGAAATCGAAGCCGAAATCAAACTGATCCAAGCAAATACAAGCAGACCATTTGCAGTAAATATTATGCTTATGGATCAAAATTCTGAGGCAATCTCCGAACTTGTAATCAAGTATAATGTTCCAATTGTCACTACTGGAGCTGGCTCACCCAAAAAATTTATTGAAAAGTGGAAAGCAGCTGGTATAATAGTGATTCCAGTTATACCAAATGTAAAAATAGCAAAAAAAATGGAAGCACTTGGTGCAGATGCTGTGGTAGCGGAAGGAATGGAAGCTGGTGGGCATATTGGCTCACTTAGCTCGCTTCCGCTTTGGCCTCAGGTCGTAGATGCAGTCTCAATTCCTGTAATTGCAGCTGGTGGCATCGGTGACGGCAGAGGTGTTTTAGCAGCATTTGCGCTCGGTGCTTCTGGTGTTCAAGTTGGTACGCGTTTTTTACTTGCCAAAGAATGTCCTGTACGTGAAAAGTTTAAACAATTAGTACTTGAGGCGACTGACACTTCGACTCTGATTACTGGAAGTTCACATGGTGCCCCAGTTAGAACAATTGCCAATCCTCTCTCTACAAAATATGCAGAACTTGAAAAGCAAAATGCTACTGACGAAGAGTTGAATTCGATTAGCCAAGGTGCCTTAAAAAAAGCCGTTTTTGAAGATGACGTTATCAACGGTTCTGTTATGGCTGGAGAAATTTCAGGTATGTTAAACAAAGAAGAGTCTGTTTCTGATATGATTAAAGAAATGTTTAACGAAGCAGAAAACTTGAAAAACAAACTATCTGCTGTTGATTTTACCTTTTCAAACGCACCCCACCACGGATAA